Genomic window (Piliocolobus tephrosceles isolate RC106 unplaced genomic scaffold, ASM277652v3 unscaffolded_14214, whole genome shotgun sequence):
gaccagtctggccaacacggtgaaaccctctctctcctaaaaatacaaaaattagtcaggcgtggtggtgtgtgcctgtaatcccagctactcaggagactgaagcaggagaattgcttgaactcgggaggcagaggttgcagtgagcccagattgcaccactgcattccagcctggcagcctgggcgccagagtgagaccctgtctcaaaaataagaaaaagaaaaagaccttaAGAGTGTTAAAGCAAAGCAAATGTATAGTAGTGCAAACAGGATTTGCCACAGGGGTATCTAGAAAACATTAGACCCCAAATCTTAAATGAGTACCGGTCCTCTTGTTAGTGAATCTAAGAGTTTCTGCCATCATCTGTAGAAGTATTGAGAATATGACCAGACATGAAATGTTAAGTAAATTTAAACACACAGAccctttttaaatttccaagtgATTTTATTTCAAGATGACATCAGAATTGCTAAAAGATGATCTAATTGTCAGAGTGACTATTGATTATATCTCCAAGTAAGTGTCAATGTCATTTACTCCATTGTGttgtctccttccctttctcttccataAAAATGTAATGCTTGTGCAAAGCCACCAAAGAGAAGCGAAATCAGAAAAAGGATGTAACGagtaaatattaaaagtagtGCTCGGTTTGTTTTCACAAGTATGCTGCTTGCACTATGATATTGTTTGTCAGGTGGAGGGCCACTATCTATACTACCTCCTGTTCCTCTCAGTTCACATGTTGGTGGTTGCCACCCAAACACACAGTgacaatgttttttgttgttacatACTCCTTTGTAATTGCATGTTTTAAGATCACACTCAAAATGCAGGTCTTGATAAAAAGTACAATTGTGTTTAAG
Coding sequences:
- the LOC113220826 gene encoding disintegrin and metalloproteinase domain-containing protein 20-like; this translates as RFGNCGVILRRGGSKPFPCEEDDVFCGMLHCSGVSEIPGGGEHTTFRSILVRDIKEEKCFGYEAHQGTDLPEMGLVVDGATCGPGSYCLKHNCTFYQDLHFECDLKTCNYKGVCNNKKHCHCVFGWQPPTCELRGTGGSIDSGPPPDKQYHSASSILVKTNRALLLIFTRYILFLISLLFGGFAQALHFYGREREGDNTME